In a single window of the Elaeis guineensis isolate ETL-2024a chromosome 6, EG11, whole genome shotgun sequence genome:
- the LOC105046931 gene encoding cysteine-rich receptor-like protein kinase 8 isoform X2, whose protein sequence is MPSNLLTKLPQILFLSALFTTIYAPNGATQTPIYVCDTDSNYTTNSTYHSNLNLLLPSLSSATRSTGFATLSKGQPPDEVFGLALCRGDVSQDECGSCLSTADQDHLQLCPSGKSAAIWAENCFLRYSNRSFSSSSSDENSFRDPFCNLQDVSEPLRFENLVSELLNNLTERAAYHSARMFATGEAEFMNSTTLYGLVQCMREQSGDECYGCLTVSAGNIPNTCWGKQGATVLGYNCLMRFEIYRFYNESVGAAPPPPPSTDSVSPPPEASTPPVKEGGQPDIGDEEDKNVGTLLFDLSTLRTATTNFSDTNKLGDGGFGSVYKGVLPNGQEIAVKRLSAGSRQGLLEFKAEVVFLAKLQHKNLVRLLGCCLEQEERLLVYEFLHNTSLDKFLFDPMKNRLLDWRRRYNIIEGIAKGLLYLHQDSPLKIIHRDLKTNNILLDQDMNPKISDFGLAKLFDGDKTRGIASRIAGTCGYMAPEYAIHRHFSTKSDVFSFGVLVLEIVIGRRINDFQGSGHAANLLSYAWKHWNTGRALHLMDRNLGDQYDRQEASRCIHMGLLCVQEDQTKRPSMELVVLMLSSHSLTVSTPSVPAFFVQGSATPEPDLASRNRNSNPPESGNSYQYEEKSNSASINDVTISEMEPR, encoded by the exons ATGCCTTCAAATCTCCTCACCAAACTCCCCCAAATCCTCTTCCTCTCCGCCCTTTTCACTACCATCTACGCCCCCAATGGGGCCACCCAGACCCCCATCTACGTGTGCGACACCGACTCCAACTACACCACCAACAGCACCTACCACTCCaacctcaacctcctcctcccctccctctcctccGCCACCCGTTCCACCGGCTTCGCCACCCTGTCCAAGGGCCAGCCCCCCGACGAAGTCTTCGGCCTCGCCCTCTGCCGCGGCGATGTCTCCCAAGACGAGTGCGGATCTTGCCTCTCCACCGCCGACCAAGACCACCTCCAGCTCTGCCCCTCGGGGAAGTCCGCGGCCATTTGGGCCGAGAACTGCTTCCTCCGCTACTCCAACCGCAgcttctcctcctcctcatccgatGAAAACTCATTCAGAGATCCCTTTTGCAACCTTCAGGACGTGTCCGAGCCGTTGAGGTTCGAGAACTTGGTGAGCGAGCTATTGAACAACTTGACGGAGCGGGCGGCGTACCATTCTGCGCGCATGTTCGCAACCGGGGAGGCAGAATTCATGAACTCGACGACGCTGTACGGGCTGGTGCAGTGCATGAGAGAGCAGTCGGGGGACGAATGCTATGGGTGCCTGACGGTGTCGGCCGGAAATATACCAAATACTTGTTGGGGGAAGCAAGGAGCGACGGTCTTGGGATACAATTGCTTAATGAGGTTTGAGATCTACCGTTTCTACAACGAGTCGGTCGGGGCAGCGCCGCCACCTCCTCCATCGACTGATTCTGTCTCTCCCCCACCGGAGGCTAGCACTCCACCAGTAAAGGAAGGGG GACAACCAGATATTGGAGATGAGGAGGACAAAAATGTTGGAACTCTATTATTTGACTTGAGCACACTTAGAACTGCCACCACTAACTTTTCCGACACAAATAAGCTTGGAGATGGTGGTTTTGGATCAGTTTATAAG GGAGTGCTACCAAATGGCCAGGAAATAGCTGTGAAAAGACTCTCAGCAGGTTCCAGGCAAGGGCTTTTGGAGTTTAAAGCTGAGGTTGTTTTCCTTGCCAAGCTTCAACATAAAAATCTTGTGAGGCTATTGGGATGCTGCTTAGAACAGGAAGAAAGGCTACTGGTCTACGAATTTCTCCATAACACAAGTCTTGACAAATTTTTATTTG ATCCCATGAAAAATAGACTGCTAGACTGGAGAAGGCGGTACAATATTATTGAAGGGATTGCAAAAGGGCTTCTTTATCTTCACCAAGATTCTCCACTCAAGATTATTCATCGGGATTTGAAAACGAATAATATTTTGCTAGATCAGGACATGAATCCTAAGATTTCAGATTTTGGTCTAGCAAAGCTCTTTGATGGTGACAAAACACGAGGAATTGCTAGCCGAATTGCTGGAACATG TGGGTACATGGCACCAGAGTATGCAATACATAGGCACTTCTCAACAAAATCAGATGTATTTAGCTTTGGAGTTCTTGTTCTAGAAATTGTGATTGGTCGACGAATCAATGACTTCCAAGGATCAGGGCATGCTGCGAATCTCCTAAGCTAT GCATGGAAGCACTGGAACACAGGGAGGGCATTGCATTTGATGGATCGAAACCTGGGTGATCAGTATGATAGGCAAGAAGCCTCCAGATGCATTCATATGGGTTTGCTCTGCGTCCAGGAAGACCAAACGAAGAGACCAAGCATGGAATTGGTTGTTCTCATGCTGAGTAGTCACAGTCTCACTGTTTCAACCCCTTCTGTGCCTGCATTTTTTGTTCAAGGTAGTGCGACCCCCGAGCCAGATTTGGCTTCAAGAAACAGAAATTCCAATCCACCAGAGAGCGGGAACTCCTATCAGTACGAGGAAAAATCTAACTCAGCGTCTATAAATGATGTGACGATTAGTGAAATGGAACCTCGATAA
- the LOC105046931 gene encoding cysteine-rich receptor-like protein kinase 8 isoform X1, producing the protein MPSNLLTKLPQILFLSALFTTIYAPNGATQTPIYVCDTDSNYTTNSTYHSNLNLLLPSLSSATRSTGFATLSKGQPPDEVFGLALCRGDVSQDECGSCLSTADQDHLQLCPSGKSAAIWAENCFLRYSNRSFSSSSSDENSFRDPFCNLQDVSEPLRFENLVSELLNNLTERAAYHSARMFATGEAEFMNSTTLYGLVQCMREQSGDECYGCLTVSAGNIPNTCWGKQGATVLGYNCLMRFEIYRFYNESVGAAPPPPPSTDSVSPPPEASTPPVKEGGKKNNAVMIVLVVVSMGMLIVLSAIFICLRRRRKFTNLIRQPDIGDEEDKNVGTLLFDLSTLRTATTNFSDTNKLGDGGFGSVYKGVLPNGQEIAVKRLSAGSRQGLLEFKAEVVFLAKLQHKNLVRLLGCCLEQEERLLVYEFLHNTSLDKFLFDPMKNRLLDWRRRYNIIEGIAKGLLYLHQDSPLKIIHRDLKTNNILLDQDMNPKISDFGLAKLFDGDKTRGIASRIAGTCGYMAPEYAIHRHFSTKSDVFSFGVLVLEIVIGRRINDFQGSGHAANLLSYAWKHWNTGRALHLMDRNLGDQYDRQEASRCIHMGLLCVQEDQTKRPSMELVVLMLSSHSLTVSTPSVPAFFVQGSATPEPDLASRNRNSNPPESGNSYQYEEKSNSASINDVTISEMEPR; encoded by the exons ATGCCTTCAAATCTCCTCACCAAACTCCCCCAAATCCTCTTCCTCTCCGCCCTTTTCACTACCATCTACGCCCCCAATGGGGCCACCCAGACCCCCATCTACGTGTGCGACACCGACTCCAACTACACCACCAACAGCACCTACCACTCCaacctcaacctcctcctcccctccctctcctccGCCACCCGTTCCACCGGCTTCGCCACCCTGTCCAAGGGCCAGCCCCCCGACGAAGTCTTCGGCCTCGCCCTCTGCCGCGGCGATGTCTCCCAAGACGAGTGCGGATCTTGCCTCTCCACCGCCGACCAAGACCACCTCCAGCTCTGCCCCTCGGGGAAGTCCGCGGCCATTTGGGCCGAGAACTGCTTCCTCCGCTACTCCAACCGCAgcttctcctcctcctcatccgatGAAAACTCATTCAGAGATCCCTTTTGCAACCTTCAGGACGTGTCCGAGCCGTTGAGGTTCGAGAACTTGGTGAGCGAGCTATTGAACAACTTGACGGAGCGGGCGGCGTACCATTCTGCGCGCATGTTCGCAACCGGGGAGGCAGAATTCATGAACTCGACGACGCTGTACGGGCTGGTGCAGTGCATGAGAGAGCAGTCGGGGGACGAATGCTATGGGTGCCTGACGGTGTCGGCCGGAAATATACCAAATACTTGTTGGGGGAAGCAAGGAGCGACGGTCTTGGGATACAATTGCTTAATGAGGTTTGAGATCTACCGTTTCTACAACGAGTCGGTCGGGGCAGCGCCGCCACCTCCTCCATCGACTGATTCTGTCTCTCCCCCACCGGAGGCTAGCACTCCACCAGTAAAGGAAGGGG GGAAAAAGAACAATGCAGTGAtgattgttcttgttgttgtctCCATGGGTATGCTGATTGTCTTATCTGCCATTTTCATTTGTttgaggaggaggagaaaatttACAAATTTAATCA GACAACCAGATATTGGAGATGAGGAGGACAAAAATGTTGGAACTCTATTATTTGACTTGAGCACACTTAGAACTGCCACCACTAACTTTTCCGACACAAATAAGCTTGGAGATGGTGGTTTTGGATCAGTTTATAAG GGAGTGCTACCAAATGGCCAGGAAATAGCTGTGAAAAGACTCTCAGCAGGTTCCAGGCAAGGGCTTTTGGAGTTTAAAGCTGAGGTTGTTTTCCTTGCCAAGCTTCAACATAAAAATCTTGTGAGGCTATTGGGATGCTGCTTAGAACAGGAAGAAAGGCTACTGGTCTACGAATTTCTCCATAACACAAGTCTTGACAAATTTTTATTTG ATCCCATGAAAAATAGACTGCTAGACTGGAGAAGGCGGTACAATATTATTGAAGGGATTGCAAAAGGGCTTCTTTATCTTCACCAAGATTCTCCACTCAAGATTATTCATCGGGATTTGAAAACGAATAATATTTTGCTAGATCAGGACATGAATCCTAAGATTTCAGATTTTGGTCTAGCAAAGCTCTTTGATGGTGACAAAACACGAGGAATTGCTAGCCGAATTGCTGGAACATG TGGGTACATGGCACCAGAGTATGCAATACATAGGCACTTCTCAACAAAATCAGATGTATTTAGCTTTGGAGTTCTTGTTCTAGAAATTGTGATTGGTCGACGAATCAATGACTTCCAAGGATCAGGGCATGCTGCGAATCTCCTAAGCTAT GCATGGAAGCACTGGAACACAGGGAGGGCATTGCATTTGATGGATCGAAACCTGGGTGATCAGTATGATAGGCAAGAAGCCTCCAGATGCATTCATATGGGTTTGCTCTGCGTCCAGGAAGACCAAACGAAGAGACCAAGCATGGAATTGGTTGTTCTCATGCTGAGTAGTCACAGTCTCACTGTTTCAACCCCTTCTGTGCCTGCATTTTTTGTTCAAGGTAGTGCGACCCCCGAGCCAGATTTGGCTTCAAGAAACAGAAATTCCAATCCACCAGAGAGCGGGAACTCCTATCAGTACGAGGAAAAATCTAACTCAGCGTCTATAAATGATGTGACGATTAGTGAAATGGAACCTCGATAA